From the Lathyrus oleraceus cultivar Zhongwan6 chromosome 4, CAAS_Psat_ZW6_1.0, whole genome shotgun sequence genome, one window contains:
- the LOC127138395 gene encoding NEDD8-activating enzyme E1 catalytic subunit: protein MADTSVQVQQPSRSRDLDKLLLRPGNLVGPRFEPGAELRDDLQAFAKVLVVGAGGLGCELLKDLALTGFRNLEVIDMDRIEVTNLNRQFLFRLEDVGKPKAEVAAKRVMERISGVDIVPHFCRIEDKDIEFYNDFSIIALGLDSIEARSYINNVACSFLEYDSDDNPREETIKPMVDGGTEGFKGHARVIMPGITPCFECTIWLFPPQVKFPLCTLAETPRTAAHCIEYAHLIKWDEVHRGVPFDPDNPKNMKWVYDEAVKRAELFGIPGVTYSFTQGVVKNIIPAIASTNAIISAACALETLKIATECSKTLSNYLTYNGSEGLHTKVTEFERDRDCLVCGPGIRLELDPSITLQKFMDLLEEHPKLQLSKASVTHRGKNLYMQAPPVLEEMTRSNLSLSLFNLMGKLPKDIVHVNGMTSKNDQRTSCLRKLRVVFKGVDGVTDMDTAGGA from the exons ATGGCAGATACCTCAGTGCAGGTTCAACAACCCAGTCGATCAAGGGACCTCGATAAGCTCCTTCTCAGACCCGGCAATCTCGTTGGTCCAAGGTTTGAACCTGGCGCTGAG ttgaGAGATGATCTTCAAGCTTTCGCGAAAGTGTTGGTGGTTGGGGCAGGTGGGTTAGGTTGCGAATTGTTGAAAGATTTAGCCTTAACTGGTTTTCGAAACCTTGAGGTTATTGATATGGATCGTATAGAAGTTACTAATCTTAATCGCCAATTTTTGTTTAG ACTTGAGGATGTTGGGAAACCGAAAGCTGAGGTAGCTGCCAAGCGTGTAATGGAAAGAATTAGTGGGGTGGATATTGTGCCACATTTTTGCAGGATTGAGGATAAGGATATTGAGTTTTATAATGATTTTAGTATCATTGCACTTGGTCTTGATTCTATTGAGGCTCGGAGCTACATCAATAATGTTGCTTGTAGTTTTCTAG AGTATGATTCTGATGACAATCCACGGGAAGAGACCATCAAACCTATGGTGGATGGCGGGACTGAAGGTTTCAAGGGCCATGCCAGGGTTATAATGCCAGGGATCACACCGTGCTTTGAGTGTACCATATGGCTTTTTCCACCTCAAGTGAAGTTTCCCTTATGTACACTGGCAGAAACCCCGAGAACTGCTGCCCACTGTATTGAATACGCTCACTTAATTAAATGGGACGAG GTTCATCGTGGAGTTCCTTTTGACCCTGATAACCCCAAGAATATGAAATGGGTCTATGACGAG GCTGTCAAAAGGGCCGAGCTTTTTGGCATTCCTGGAGTTACTTATTCTTTCACCCAG GGTGTTGTGAAGAACATCATACCAGCTATAGCTTCAACAAATGCAATTATATCAGCTGCATGTGCACTGGAAACATTGAAAATTGCAACAGAGTGCAGCAAAACTTTGTCAAACTATTTAAC GTATAATGGTTCAGAAGGCCTCCACACTAAGGTGACAGAATTTGAAAGGGACAGAGACTGCCTTGTGTGTGGTCCTGGTATACGTCTTGAACTGGACCCTTCAATCACATTGCAAAAG TTCATGGATCTTCTAGAAGAACATCCCAAATTGCAATTGTCTAAAGCTAGTGTTACACATAGAGGGAAGAATCTGTATATGCAAGCTCCACCTGTATTGGAAGAAATGACTAGATCGAACCTCTCTCTATCTCTTTTTAACCTCATGGGTAAATTGCCCAAAGACATTGTGCACGTGAATGGTATGACAAGCAAGAATGACCAAAGAACTTCATGTTTGAGAAAATTGCGTGTTGTCTTCAAAGGAGTTGATGGAGTTACAGATATGGATACCGCTGGAGGAGCATAA
- the LOC127138396 gene encoding uncharacterized protein LOC127138396: protein MNTFVVQNVHSLSLLSNSPLSVTPSLFHHHLRFSILPNRKPITRSALNFNMAQSAKTLGFEQKRVVIPNKHGEKLVGILHDSGTKQIVILCHGFRSSKESNTIVNLAAALEKAGISSFRFDFSGNGESDGSFQYGYYWREADDLHAVTQHFHGLNRLVTAIVGHSKGAGVVLLYASKYNDIKTVVNISGRYDLKAGIEERLGKNYMERIKEDGFIDVKRPGSSDYRVTLESLLDRLDTNMHEACLQIDTKCRVLTVHGSSDTVISVEDAFQFAQILPNHTLHIIEGADHSYTNHQNELASVVVNFIK, encoded by the exons ATGAACACCTTTGTTGTACAAAATGTTCACTCACTCTCACTATTATCAAATTCACCACTTTCTGTAACTCCTTCCTTGTTTCATCACCACCTTCGTTTTTCTATTCTTCCCAATCGCAAACCAATAACCAGAAGCGCCCTCAACTTCAACATGGCTCAATCTGCAAAAACCCTAG GTTTTGAGCAAAAGAGAGTCGTAATACCCAATAAGCACGGTGAAAAACTAGTTGGCATATTGCATGATTCTGGAACGAAACAGATTGTTATCTTGTGCCACGGTTTTCGATCCTCTAAA GAATCCAATACCATAGTGAACCTTGCTGCTGCATTGGAAAAAGCTGGAATCAGTTCTTTCCGCTTTGACTTTTCCGGAAATGG GGAAAGTGATGGCTCGTTTCAGTACGGTTACTACTGGAGAGAGGCTGATGATTTACATGCTGTGACTCAACATTTCCATGGATTAAACCGTCTGGTGACTGCAATTGTTGGGCATAGTAAAG GTGCTGGAGTGGTGCTTCTCTATGCTTCAAAATATAATGACATCAAAACAGTCGTCAATATCTCTGGACGCTATGATCTGAAGGCGGGAATTGAAGAACGCCTCGGAAAAAATTATATGGAGAGAATTAAGGAGGACGGTTTCATTGACGTGAAGAGGCCAG GAAGTTCCGATTACCGTGTGACTCTGGAAAGTTTGCTGGATCGCTTAGATACAAACATGCACGAAGCATGCCTTCAGATTGATACAAAATGCAG GGTCCTTACAGTTCATGGTTCTTCAGACACAGTTATATCTGTTGAAGATGCATTTCAGTTTGCTCAGATTCTACCAAACCATACATTACATATCATAGAAGGAGCTGATCATTCATACACTAATCACCAAAACGAGCTAGCTTCGGTTGTTGTCAACTTCATAAAATAA